In the Phocoena phocoena chromosome 14, mPhoPho1.1, whole genome shotgun sequence genome, TCACGCTGTATTATCTTTTCTACACTTTGCTCAATAGGTCTGCTATCGTTTTGTTGAGATGTTTTGCGTCTGTTTTTATGACAGAGATTGCcctgtacttttcctttcttatacCTGCCTAGTTTTGGAATCAAGCAAACAGTATTCTCATGAAATGAATTGGAGAGTACATCTCCCCCTGCTCCCATACATTTGAATAGTTTTATAAGATTAGAATAATCTATATTTTCAATGTTTGTAAAACCTCAACATAGAAACCATCTTGGCCTGGAATTTTCTtgtgtaaatagagctgcagtgaacattgtggtacatgactatttttgaattatggttttctcagggtatatgcccagtagtgggactgctgggtcatatggtaattctatttttagttttttaaggaacctccatactgttctccatagtggctgtatcaatttacattcccaccaacagtgcaagagggttcccttttctccacaccctctccctcatttaatgtttgtatttttttgatgatggccattctgactggtgtgaggtgatacctcattgtagttttgatttgcatttctctaatgattagtgatgttgagcatcctttcatgtgtttgttggcaatctgtatgtcttctttggagaaatgtctatttaggtcttctgcccatttttggattgcgttgtttgtttttttgatattgagctgcatgagctgcttgtatattttggagattaatcctttgtcagttgcttcatttgcaaatattttctcccattctgagggttgtctttttgtcttgtttatggtttcctttgctgtgcaaaagcttttaagtttcattaggtcccatttgtttatttttgtttttatttccacctctctaggaggtgggtcaaaaaggatcttgctgcgatttatgtcatagaatgttctgcctatgttttcctctaagagttttatagtatctggccttacatttaggtctttaatccactttgagtttatttttgtgtatggtgttagggagtgttctaatttcattcttttacatgtagctgtccagttttcacagcagcacttattgaagaggttgtcttttctccatcgtatattcttgcctcctttatcaaaaataaggtgaccatatgtgtgtgggtttatctctgagctttctatcctcttccattgatctatatttcagttttttgtgccagtaccatactgtcttgattactgtagctttgtagtatagtctgaagtctgggagcctgattcctccagctcagtttttctttctcaagattgctttgactactcagggtcttttgtgaatTTAATTTCTTATCCTGAAATAGTGATGTGACAATTCTTCTAAGAAACATGGGATTCACTGCTTCCCAGAAGTCAGCTACATGACATTGTGTCCAGTTGGTGAgtcatggttttctttctttctcactcatAAGAGGGCAGTACCTAAGATCTTGATCTTTGATGGGTTTTTGACAGGTTTCCACATCCCATGGCTTCAGGATGTTTTGGAAGTTCTACTATGCTGGTAGTACACTTCTTATGAACAGCAGTGGAATTGCCTcaggataaagaaaataatttttcccagtAGGGACTGGTAAATATTGGCATTTTTCGAAATGCTGGGACTCAATGCGTTTAGCTTTGTTTGTTAGGGTTATTCAGGGATACCTTATATGAAGACATGGGAATGGATTAGATATCTATTATTTTATGCTatccaggattttaaaaaatatatatgggaataatttttttaaatgaactgtaGTTTCATACTGGAATACACAACATTAGGCACATCTGTTTTCTCTGAGATCATTCTCCTTCAGTGGAGACCCCAATGCTGTACATGTACCATGTGACTTCACTCCCCTGGCCATCAAAGAGTAGAGGTTGTGGGCTCTTGAACCATACAGGGTGAAGAAAAATTGGAATTTGGATTCAAAAGTATTAGACTTGACCTCGTGAGCTGGAAAGACACATAAACATGGGAGATGAGGCTCACGTTTTGGTTTGACCATCTTCTGCCATGAGTACAGTAAACGTCATCAAGATGGAAAGAAGAGGGAAGCTGAATTTAAGAGGAGCAGAGAAGAGCTAATATGTGGcttcagggagagagaaggagacttGAGTCTTGGTGCCAGTATAGTTCCTGTTCTCAGTCATTTTGATACCAGCTGCTTTCTTGCCCTAAGAGTATTTTAGATATTCCAATATCCTTGTAATACACCTCCTCCCCTTTTCTGGCTCAAGCTACTTTGAGTGGATTTCTGCCCTCGCTGATTTAAAACGTTACTGTACACATCAATTATAGAGCTGTCTTCACGGTAGTTGGATGGTCTTGGAACTATTCCCAGAGCTGTGGTTAGTAGTATCTGAAGCAGCTAAAGGGGTTCTTTATAAGGGACACATCCTGAGTATAGGCTAATGGCTGGGTCTAATGCACCTTGACAACTTGCTGCCACCACATTGCctttttttccaaatagaaatcataaagaatttTAGTGTAAATTGAACTCAGTGCTAAATAGGTTTATTGACACTTAAAGAAACCAGACAGGACTAGGAGAAAACATCTCAGAATGACATCATTAAAAACCATTAGAACCCATATTTTTCTGCGTAGAATATTCTGATGGCTAAGCCcacagcagcattttttttttagttctccaCTGTTTCTCCACAGAAGGAAATGTTCAGAATCCAGAATATATCAATATTGAAGCATTTTCCTATGTATAAAATCTGGCTTGGctctgataaaaagaaaagaagaaaccaatATCAATGCCTTTTCGAGGACCTGTTTTTTTAAGGGATTAGAGGCAAGGAATGTCACACAGTTTTCAAACTAGCTCTGCAGTAATTTCAAGATTTAGCTAGCTAGCTATCAAGATTAAATCATTCAATTCAGAGGTCTGGAAAGTTGCTGTTATGTTAGGTCCCCGTGTGAACTCTTTGTTTTTATGTAAATTATTCTTTGAATGCCCAGAATTAGTGATTGTTTGAGCTATAAAAAGCCAATAGAGTCTATTGGTGTTCTCCTTTCATTTAGTGATCCatgcatttctttaaatatgtcttgagTTTACTCTAGATTCACCCTTGAAAGGAAATATTTCAGGGTGGTTAAAAACACAGAGTCCAGAGCTCAAATGCTTAGGATTGACCCAGGCAAGGGGTTTGTGAcctctctctgtgcctgtttcctcatcagaaagTGAGAATAACAATAAAACCTATCACATAAGATTGCGGTCAGGAGCAAATGAGTTAACACTTAAAGCACATAGAATAGCGCATGGCACAAAGCAAGCGCTACAGAAGTGTTAACCTTGATTACCATCTCTCGAGTAATTGGTGTCCTCTGTGGACAAGCCCGGAAAATAGTCTGACAATCCCACCAGCATTAACTTGGAGTGCACAATAGAGAGGCTACTCACCTTGAATCTCTTCAGCCATGTATGTTGGTATCCCCTTACACATGGCAATGATGGATTTTCCAAACTGGTCCAGGTTGTTGACTTTGTCAGGGTTGACTGTGTATATCAGGCTCTTGGGAGATGGTTTCCCTAGTCCTTTACCCTGAAGCTGAGTGTGCACAAGACAggtggaaaggaggagagagaaggcgTGCTACGCCCAGTGGTTTGTTGGGTTGGGGGTTAGGTTCAAGGTTAACAAGGGGGTATTGCTTGGCTATAACTTTCCCATAATCAGAATGAAGAAGGATCAATTCCAGCCCTGTATATCTCAGAATTTTGTAGTGTCCCAAAGAATTTAGCTGGTTTGAAACCCCAGCTTTTCGTATAAACAGAAGTCTGAGGGTAAATTTATTCTGAAGGTTGAACCTCATTTGGTCATCTTATACTTCTTGGATTGATTTATATGATAATCGGTTTCTGAGAATGCAGTTTTCTCTACACTGTCAGCGAAAGTTACCCACTTATCAGTTACAGGGATATAAACTCAGGCTGACATTTTAAAGAATGATagatcccctctccccacctaccccaactagggttgccagataaaatacaggacacccagttaaattttaatttcagataaataacagATCATTTGtaagtataagtatgtcccaaatattgcataggacatacttatactaaaaattacccattgtttatttgaaattcaaacttTACTGGgtattctctatttttatttgctacatCAAATAACCCaaaccaactcttttttttttttttttttttgcggtacgcgggcctctcactgctgtgacttctcccgttgcgaagtacaggctccggacgcgcaggctcagcggccatggctcacgggcccagccgctccgcggcatgtgggatcctcccagaccggggcacgaacccgcgtcccgtgcatcagcaggcggactcgcaaccactgcgccaccagggaagcctcctaaCCAACTCTTGCAGAAAAAAGTCCTTGAAGTACTGAGGGCTCCCACTGGTGTGAGCAGAGCTTTGCTCGGCTAACAGTAAAGGTGAGGTGTTTTGATCGGCTTCTGTGGAGGCAGGTGTGAGCCACAGCATTCGAGTGTGGTGGCAGCTCTCTCTCCTCAGGCGATTACCaattcctctttccctttttttgctCCACAGAACAATATACTGTGGTCAAGATTTCTAGCTGTGACCTTCTCATTATTTATTGGAAATCATAAGACTTCCccgagtaaaaataaaaagacttttatttttaccttcttttccTTGACCAGTGTATCAAGGGCTTGAAAAGAGGGCATGACTGCCTTGTTCATTTTGTGCACAATGCATGACTTCTTCTTAAAGAGCCTGGTTACAGCAAAGCCCTATTAAAGAAGATGGTAGATGGTAAGGAGTTATGTTCTCCAAGGTGcttttctcatcagaaattaGTTTCACCAGCAGAGGGAAATGGAACTCTGAGATCACGATGAACTGGGATAAAAGTGTTGGATCTGACCCTGTTTTGCAATCATATTTATTGCTAACATTTGTAAGGATAGACCACAAACTCTTTGAGGGAGTGACTGAGTGTTGAACTTGCTTCAGGTTCTAGCCTGGGAAGAGTCCCTCAACATATGTCTATTctgctgaaataaaattttaaatactatcATATTTTAATCTCCTTTGATCTTCACAACACTTCAAGGAGGCAGGTAAGACAggaattcattttctatttgaccagatgataaaactgaaacCATAAGGAGTTGGCTTTTCTAAAGTACAAAGTTTGTTAAATATAGAGCTGGTAATTGCAGAGCTGGGTGTTCTAACAAGAAacaactgttttttttgtttttactctctTACTAATTAATAttgtcatttgcatttcctttggtCTTTTTGAGTTACAGATGAAATgtcaatttctgtctttttagAAGGAAATTGACAATAGAGTGAGATAGATTGTGTTTTGGCAACAGTAATATTATGAAGGTCTTTTGTCTTTATTGAGGGCTTCTGCAGGTAAGGCAAAAGATGTCATATTTGTCTTATAGACTCACAGCATAGTGGATCCTAATTACTATTCACACTGGTATGAATTTTAACTTACTGTGAGAAACTTATTAACAGCAATTATACCTAGGGAGTGAAACTGGGTGAGCAAAATAAGCATTTTTACTTATAACTCTATGCTTATATGCAGTTAGAATttacatcatttaaaatttttttatggttAGCAGGCAATTTTTGTTGTCgttaaaaaagaaatgccattttGCAAAGAACGGAAATTGCATGTGGGCTACCTACATATTCATAGTCCCAGAGGGAATTCCACGAGTCCCATCCGTTGTTATTGTCAACATTGGCCACTTTATGTTCATTGTTGACACTCACTGACTGCTGCCCACTTCCACCACTGTTGGCGCTGTTGACATTGATATTCTGTAATTTACAAGAAATTGACATTGATTTAATACCACATTTCTTTGCGAATGCATTTTGgtaacacactttaaaaaatgagacttACATAGTTAGCAAGGGCAGGAGTCAGAAAGATGCCAACAAGTCCAGCAAAGACAATCTGAAATCACAAATAACATTGGTCTGCTGTTAAATGGCAAAACGATGGCCTCGTCTTCTTTCTTTATCTAAGCTTATAAAAATACTTACTAACTTTACCACTCTATTGAGTggtctgtcttttcttcttctttggtcttctatttttttaaccatAGGAAGTTTTAATGATAATGTTGAATTGTAGGTTAATTATAAGTAATTATGTTGattgttttagaatttttaatgtaGGTCTTATGAAATACTGATGAAGTGTCagtatattgaaaaataaagttgaaaatgaaTAGCATATATGGTATGAAAATGGTTTTAAGTTCTGAGAAC is a window encoding:
- the GKN1 gene encoding gastrokine-1 → MKFTIVFAGLVGIFLTPALANYNINVNSANSGGSGQQSVSVNNEHKVANVDNNNGWDSWNSLWDYEYGFAVTRLFKKKSCIVHKMNKAVMPSFQALDTLVKEKKLQGKGLGKPSPKSLIYTVNPDKVNNLDQFGKSIIAMCKGIPTYMAEEIQEPSQILYIGKCFNIDIFWILNISFCGETVEN